A part of Bombus huntii isolate Logan2020A chromosome 16, iyBomHunt1.1, whole genome shotgun sequence genomic DNA contains:
- the LOC126874591 gene encoding rho GTPase-activating protein 100F isoform X9: protein MDKRTIPRTTDLDTSRRRKEEQQRAWTPVETRERGAEGCTTKAEELLAAAAGLPEDTSNKRGCKSAAQVWMSLLSLCDRMCGSAAWLVLFTCLHGEGRGEVTDISASPGRQAPANQLRPKEPPPMVIQGDFRKVSGISTEIFKQIETVENDHDASTAAALEAVERRGEMVVRVIEPRQMGRQASEAAKKFIAMQDPKHPIHFVEIIKRPGQTLGLYIREGNGVDRNDGVFISRIALETAVYNSGCLKVGDEILAVNLVDVTHMSLDDVVIIMSIPRRLVLATRHGQHQPVSHSRQTEHKAPPVVVIKRELNEDESDHATSNHVRDGSRRRGDGREMLPSRSRLGLSGLGSSQDLGSSNGDLYYNSRPEGHWSYQPPPPPVITHQPKPSTTQHFQPYERGYPKTLESLAEKDFTKVHSFYTGPVMPSNGGRRMSTGAGMQSVGSRLSSQTQPSHYGYGQHSGSGRIMPRSGSDQHLPRVDYTSITTPARHTLLRSSLKSGTSALRYNTRYGTQGDSTSTTQRQGQFGTLTRRHRPSLDYASDTEATCSSSPKSAYYYYRHNMNNPPQSSAVSHLATLSRSQIGQSSSGLRSNSLPRSGRTLPQQPGLRSGLSTVASGLIDQEDSDGALSAPELPSIRRDRGRIPSSPSVFTSDEYRAWLSRTPSTSALYEQIRATTTRPPRYTYSAENIHAAVNQGEYGSYGTYRPLSSTLDRLSTRSASAQQVNLANLRASTAISSTCHRGTANPRPASVASSARTSLTSQKPSLSSSTTQRATSVRRIRNLLDLESTRSIPTPTPTRTQDQRLLDINPAEFLKYKIEKPPTVGTPSSTSSLLSSLGETSSGDLAGGVSGLLWVHLLAGRGLRSTTSSSAATTPSTPSGQPNLASCGLRDLYCVLECDRVHKARTVMRTGDLMFDWDETFELDLVGNRQLDLLVYSWDPQYRHKLCYKGSVHLATLLKESPVHQLAVKVEPRGTIYLRLRYTDAQQTFRRRGLPVISLATRVAPLFGVDLDTVVSRESKTGGVPGGVSTALAMGVPNVPIIVWRCVEEVERRGLDIIGLYRLCGSATKKRILREAFERNARSVNLSPDNVPDINVITGVLKDYLRELPEPLFTRCLYQMMVDALAVCLPDDPQGNAKLMFSILDCLPKVNRCTLIYLLDHLAMVVSQCNKMSPASLAVCFGPVLMLHSEENGPPLDFQQPIAVLKYLLEIWPVKSVRKISSVASALPRVTPTVEHNSSQQQLQHQQQAQQQVQQQLQGTLGRTGLPWQPQHSLHQQPPTTAAPAALAPSTRPPPPVKPRQSKRKLPALPNR, encoded by the exons ATGGATAAACGTACTATCCCAAGAACGACGGACCTCGACACCTCGAGAAGGAGGAAAGAGGAACAGCAGAGGGCCTGGACACCGGTTGAGACCAGGGAGAGGGGTGCTGAGGGCTGCACGACCAAGGCTGAAGAGCTCCTAGCCGCTGCTGCCGGCCTTCCTGAGGACACGTCTAACAAAAGGGGCTGCAAATCGGCCGCGCAAGTGTGGATGTCTTTATTGTCCCTCTGTGATCGGATGTGCGGCTCCGCCGCGTGGCTAGTGCTCTTCACATGCCTCCACGGG GAGGGCCGGGGGGAAGTGACAGACATCAGCGCAAGTCCTGGGAGGCAAGCACCTGCCAACCAGTTGCGCCCCAAGGAACCACCCCCCATGGTGATTCAGGGAGATTTCAGAAAG GTGAGTGGAATCAGCACAGAGATCTTCAAACAGATCGAGACCGTCGAGAACGATCATGACGCCTCGACAGCAGCGGCCCTCGAAGCTGTCGAACGAAGGGGTGAGATGGTCGTCCGAGTCATCGAGCCACGACAGATGGGCAGACAGGCGTCCGAGGCGGCGAAGAAGTTCATTGCTATGCAG GATCCAAAGCATCCCATCCACTTTGTCGAGATAATCAAAAGGCCAGGCCAGACGCTGGGGTTGTACATACGGGAAGGCAATGGCGTCGACAGAAACGACGGTGTCTTTATCTCGAGGATAGCCCTGGAGACCGCAGTCTACAACAGCGGCTGCCTGAAG GTTGGGGATGAAATCCTAGCAGTGAATCTGGTCGATGTGACGCACATGAGCCTGGACGATGTCGTGATCATTATGTCGATACCCAGGAGGCTCGTCTTGGCGACTAGGCATGGCCAGCACCAGCCAGTCTCACATAGTCGTCAGACCGAGCACAAAGCGCCTCCGGTTGTGGTGATCAAGAGGGAGCTAAATGAAGATGAGAGCGACCATGCAACGAGTAACCACGTCAG GGATGGCAGTCGTAGGCGTGGCGACGGTCGTGAGATGCTACCTTCCCGGTCTAGATTAGGTCTGTCGGGTCTAGGCTCCAGTCAAGACCTAGGTTCCAGCAACGGTGACCTATACTACAACTCCAGACCGGAGGGACACTGGTCGTATCAACCACCACCACCTCCTGTTATCACACATCAGCCAAAACCCTCTACGACGCAACACTTCCAGCCTTATGAGCGTGGATATCCAAAAACTTTGGAGAGTTTAGCTGAAAAA GATTTCACAAAG GTACACTCCTTCTACACGGGGCCAGTTATGCCCTCAAATGGTGGTCGTCGAATGTCCACGGGCGCAGGGATGCAGTCGGTTGGCAGCAGATTGTCTAGTCAGACTCAGCCATCGCATTATGGTTATGGCCAACACTCTGGAAGTGGAAGAATTATGCCTAGAAGCGGTTCAGATCAACATTTACCTCGCGTTGATTACACAAGTATCACCACTCCAGCTCGACATACTCTTCTTAGATCCAGCTTGAAGTCAG GAACATCTGCGTTGAGATACAACACCAGATATGGCACTCAGGGAGACAGTACGTCGACTACTCAGAGACAAGGTCAATTTGGTACCCTAACCAGGAGGCACCGACCATCGTTGGATTATGCTTCAGACACTGAAGCAACCTGTTCGAGTTCGCCCAAGTCGGCGTATTATTACTACAGGCACAATATGAACAATCCGCCTCAGAGTAGCGCTGTCTCGCATCTTGCCACCCTATCGAGATCACAGATTGGTCAGAGTTCCTCAG GCTTGAGATCGAATTCGTTGCCTCGTAGTGGCAGAACGTTGCCCCAGCAACCAGGTCTCAGGTCTGGACTTAGCACAGTAGCATCTGGACTAATAGATCAGGAAGATAGTGACGGAGCACTATCAGCGCCCGAACTACCTTCCATTAGACGCGATAGAG GAAGAATACCGTCATCACCCAGTGTGTTCACATCAGATGAGTACCGAGCATGGCTGAGTCGAACGCCGAGTACCAGTGCATTGTACGAGCAGATTAGAGCCACTACGACTAGACCACCACGTTACACTTACAGCGCAGAGAACATCCACGCAGCTGTAAATCAA GGTGAATATGGAAGCTATGGGACGTACAGACCATTGTCCAGCACGCTGGATCGTTTGTCAACAAGATCAGCCTCTGCTCAGCAAGTGAATCTTGCCAACTTAAGAGCATCGACAGCGATCAGCTCGACGTGTCATCGTGGAACAGCGAACCCAAGACCGGCCTCGGTTGCATCCAGTGCTCGTACGTCCTTGACGAGTCAGAAACCGTCACTGAGCAGCTCCACCACCCAGAGGGCAACGTCGGTCAGAAGAATCAGGAACCTGCTAGACCTGGAGTCCACCCGAAGCATACCTACCCCCACACCTACCAGAACTCAGGATCAAAGACTGCTAGATATTAATCCTGCAG AGTTCCTTAAGTATAAGATAGAAAAACCTCCGACTGTGGGAACTCCGAGCTCGACTAGCTCTCTTTTGAGCTCGCTCGGGGAAACCAGCAGCGGTGACCTGGCGGGTGGTGTTAGTGGACTACTTTGGGTCCATCTTCTGGCAGGTCGTGGCCTCCGTTCAACAACATCCTCCTCAGCGGCCACTACTCCTTCCACACCATCAGGTCAGCCTAATTTAG CTAGTTGCGGCTTGAGAGACCTTTACTGCGTGTTGGAGTGCGATAGGGTGCACAAGGCGAGGACAGTGATGCGAACTGGCGATTTAATGTTCGACTGGGACGAAACCTTCGAGCTGGATCTCGTTGGCAACCGGCAGTTAGACTTGCTGGTCTATTCCTGGGATCCACAGTACAGGCACAAGCTTTGTTACAAAGGATCTGTGCACCTGGCGACCCTTTTGAAAGAATCACCAGTTCACCAGCTAGCTGTCAAAGTCGAACCACGTGGCACAATTTATCTAAGACTGAGATATACGGATGCTCAGCAAACATTCCGAAGGAGAGGACTCCCAGTCATATCTCTGGCTACCAGAGTGGCGCCACTTTTCGGAGTTGACCTTGACACAGTG GTGAGTCGAGAGAGCAAGACTGGTGGAGTTCCTGGAGGTGTTTCTACCGCCCTAGCCATGGGTGTTCCAAATGTGCCCATAATTGTATGGCGTTGTGTCGAAGAAGTTGAAAGAAGAGGTCTTGACATCATTG GTCTATACAGGCTCTGTGGATCAGCTACGAAAAAAAGGATACTTAGGGAGGCTTTTGAAAGGAATGCTCGTTCAGTGAACCTGTCGCCTGACAATGTACCAGATATCAACGTGATTACTG GTGTACTGAAGGATTACTTGCGAGAACTTCCAGAACCACTCTTCACGAGGTGCCTCTATCAGATGATGGTCGATGCATTGGCCGTCTGTCTACCGGATGATCCACAAGGCAACGCAAAACTCATGTTCAGTATACTTGACTGTTTACCAAAGGTGAACAGG TGTACGTTAATCTACTTGCTGGACCATCTGGCAATGGTAGTATCACAGTGTAATAAGATGTCACCAGCAAGTTTGGCAGTTTGTTTCGGACCAGTTTTAATGCTACATTCTGAAGAGAACGGGCCGCCTTTGGATTTCCAACAACCAATAGCAGTTCTCAAATATCTTCTTGAAATTTGGCCTGTTAAGTCAG TTCGGAAGATTTCTTCAGTCGCTTCGGCGCTTCCTCGAGTTACGCCAACAGTCGAGCACAACAGCAGTCAACAGCAACTGCAGCACCAGCAGCAGGCTCAGCAACAGGTGCAACAGCAACTGCAGGGAACATTGGGACGCACAGGGCTGCCCTGGCAGCCTCAACACTCACTTCATCAACAGCCCCCAACTACGGCAGCACCCGCAGCCCTCGCGCCCTCCACTCGTCCTCCACCACCGGTCAAGCCTCGCCAG AGCAAACGCAAATTGCCGGCTCTACCAAACCGCTGA
- the LOC126874591 gene encoding rho GTPase-activating protein 100F isoform X8, whose protein sequence is MDKRTIPRTTDLDTSRRRKEEQQRAWTPVETRERGAEGCTTKAEELLAAAAGLPEDTSNKRGCKSAAQVWMSLLSLCDRMCGSAAWLVLFTCLHGEGRGEVTDISASPGRQAPANQLRPKEPPPMVIQGDFRKVSGISTEIFKQIETVENDHDASTAAALEAVERRGEMVVRVIEPRQMGRQASEAAKKFIAMQDPKHPIHFVEIIKRPGQTLGLYIREGNGVDRNDGVFISRIALETAVYNSGCLKVGDEILAVNLVDVTHMSLDDVVIIMSIPRRLVLATRHGQHQPVSHSRQTEHKAPPVVVIKRELNEDESDHATSNHVRDGSRRRGDGREMLPSRSRLGLSGLGSSQDLGSSNGDLYYNSRPEGHWSYQPPPPPVITHQPKPSTTQHFQPYERGYPKTLESLAEKDFTKVHSFYTGPVMPSNGGRRMSTGAGMQSVGSRLSSQTQPSHYGYGQHSGSGRIMPRSGSDQHLPRVDYTSITTPARHTLLRSSLKSGTSALRYNTRYGTQGDSTSTTQRQGQFGTLTRRHRPSLDYASDTEATCSSSPKSAYYYYRHNMNNPPQSSAVSHLATLSRSQIGQSSSGLRSNSLPRSGRTLPQQPGLRSGLSTVASGLIDQEDSDGALSAPELPSIRRDRGRIPSSPSVFTSDEYRAWLSRTPSTSALYEQIRATTTRPPRYTYSAENIHAAVNQGEYGSYGTYRPLSSTLDRLSTRSASAQQVNLANLRASTAISSTCHRGTANPRPASVASSARTSLTSQKPSLSSSTTQRATSVRRIRNLLDLESTRSIPTPTPTRTQDQRLLDINPAEFLKYKIEKPPTVGTPSSTSSLLSSLGETSSGDLAGGVSGLLWVHLLAGRGLRSTTSSSAATTPSTPSGQPNLASCGLRDLYCVLECDRVHKARTVMRTGDLMFDWDETFELDLVGNRQLDLLVYSWDPQYRHKLCYKGSVHLATLLKESPVHQLAVKVEPRGTIYLRLRYTDAQQTFRRRGLPVISLATRVAPLFGVDLDTVVSRESKTGGVPGGVSTALAMGVPNVPIIVWRCVEEVERRGLDIIGLYRLCGSATKKRILREAFERNARSVNLSPDNVPDINVITGVLKDYLRELPEPLFTRCLYQMMVDALAVCLPDDPQGNAKLMFSILDCLPKVNRCTLIYLLDHLAMVVSQCNKMSPASLAVCFGPVLMLHSEENGPPLDFQQPIAVLKYLLEIWPVKSVRKISSVASALPRVTPTVEHNSSQQQLQHQQQAQQQVQQQLQGTLGRTGLPWQPQHSLHQQPPTTAAPAALAPSTRPPPPVKPRQVNSRGSSAIANCSP, encoded by the exons ATGGATAAACGTACTATCCCAAGAACGACGGACCTCGACACCTCGAGAAGGAGGAAAGAGGAACAGCAGAGGGCCTGGACACCGGTTGAGACCAGGGAGAGGGGTGCTGAGGGCTGCACGACCAAGGCTGAAGAGCTCCTAGCCGCTGCTGCCGGCCTTCCTGAGGACACGTCTAACAAAAGGGGCTGCAAATCGGCCGCGCAAGTGTGGATGTCTTTATTGTCCCTCTGTGATCGGATGTGCGGCTCCGCCGCGTGGCTAGTGCTCTTCACATGCCTCCACGGG GAGGGCCGGGGGGAAGTGACAGACATCAGCGCAAGTCCTGGGAGGCAAGCACCTGCCAACCAGTTGCGCCCCAAGGAACCACCCCCCATGGTGATTCAGGGAGATTTCAGAAAG GTGAGTGGAATCAGCACAGAGATCTTCAAACAGATCGAGACCGTCGAGAACGATCATGACGCCTCGACAGCAGCGGCCCTCGAAGCTGTCGAACGAAGGGGTGAGATGGTCGTCCGAGTCATCGAGCCACGACAGATGGGCAGACAGGCGTCCGAGGCGGCGAAGAAGTTCATTGCTATGCAG GATCCAAAGCATCCCATCCACTTTGTCGAGATAATCAAAAGGCCAGGCCAGACGCTGGGGTTGTACATACGGGAAGGCAATGGCGTCGACAGAAACGACGGTGTCTTTATCTCGAGGATAGCCCTGGAGACCGCAGTCTACAACAGCGGCTGCCTGAAG GTTGGGGATGAAATCCTAGCAGTGAATCTGGTCGATGTGACGCACATGAGCCTGGACGATGTCGTGATCATTATGTCGATACCCAGGAGGCTCGTCTTGGCGACTAGGCATGGCCAGCACCAGCCAGTCTCACATAGTCGTCAGACCGAGCACAAAGCGCCTCCGGTTGTGGTGATCAAGAGGGAGCTAAATGAAGATGAGAGCGACCATGCAACGAGTAACCACGTCAG GGATGGCAGTCGTAGGCGTGGCGACGGTCGTGAGATGCTACCTTCCCGGTCTAGATTAGGTCTGTCGGGTCTAGGCTCCAGTCAAGACCTAGGTTCCAGCAACGGTGACCTATACTACAACTCCAGACCGGAGGGACACTGGTCGTATCAACCACCACCACCTCCTGTTATCACACATCAGCCAAAACCCTCTACGACGCAACACTTCCAGCCTTATGAGCGTGGATATCCAAAAACTTTGGAGAGTTTAGCTGAAAAA GATTTCACAAAG GTACACTCCTTCTACACGGGGCCAGTTATGCCCTCAAATGGTGGTCGTCGAATGTCCACGGGCGCAGGGATGCAGTCGGTTGGCAGCAGATTGTCTAGTCAGACTCAGCCATCGCATTATGGTTATGGCCAACACTCTGGAAGTGGAAGAATTATGCCTAGAAGCGGTTCAGATCAACATTTACCTCGCGTTGATTACACAAGTATCACCACTCCAGCTCGACATACTCTTCTTAGATCCAGCTTGAAGTCAG GAACATCTGCGTTGAGATACAACACCAGATATGGCACTCAGGGAGACAGTACGTCGACTACTCAGAGACAAGGTCAATTTGGTACCCTAACCAGGAGGCACCGACCATCGTTGGATTATGCTTCAGACACTGAAGCAACCTGTTCGAGTTCGCCCAAGTCGGCGTATTATTACTACAGGCACAATATGAACAATCCGCCTCAGAGTAGCGCTGTCTCGCATCTTGCCACCCTATCGAGATCACAGATTGGTCAGAGTTCCTCAG GCTTGAGATCGAATTCGTTGCCTCGTAGTGGCAGAACGTTGCCCCAGCAACCAGGTCTCAGGTCTGGACTTAGCACAGTAGCATCTGGACTAATAGATCAGGAAGATAGTGACGGAGCACTATCAGCGCCCGAACTACCTTCCATTAGACGCGATAGAG GAAGAATACCGTCATCACCCAGTGTGTTCACATCAGATGAGTACCGAGCATGGCTGAGTCGAACGCCGAGTACCAGTGCATTGTACGAGCAGATTAGAGCCACTACGACTAGACCACCACGTTACACTTACAGCGCAGAGAACATCCACGCAGCTGTAAATCAA GGTGAATATGGAAGCTATGGGACGTACAGACCATTGTCCAGCACGCTGGATCGTTTGTCAACAAGATCAGCCTCTGCTCAGCAAGTGAATCTTGCCAACTTAAGAGCATCGACAGCGATCAGCTCGACGTGTCATCGTGGAACAGCGAACCCAAGACCGGCCTCGGTTGCATCCAGTGCTCGTACGTCCTTGACGAGTCAGAAACCGTCACTGAGCAGCTCCACCACCCAGAGGGCAACGTCGGTCAGAAGAATCAGGAACCTGCTAGACCTGGAGTCCACCCGAAGCATACCTACCCCCACACCTACCAGAACTCAGGATCAAAGACTGCTAGATATTAATCCTGCAG AGTTCCTTAAGTATAAGATAGAAAAACCTCCGACTGTGGGAACTCCGAGCTCGACTAGCTCTCTTTTGAGCTCGCTCGGGGAAACCAGCAGCGGTGACCTGGCGGGTGGTGTTAGTGGACTACTTTGGGTCCATCTTCTGGCAGGTCGTGGCCTCCGTTCAACAACATCCTCCTCAGCGGCCACTACTCCTTCCACACCATCAGGTCAGCCTAATTTAG CTAGTTGCGGCTTGAGAGACCTTTACTGCGTGTTGGAGTGCGATAGGGTGCACAAGGCGAGGACAGTGATGCGAACTGGCGATTTAATGTTCGACTGGGACGAAACCTTCGAGCTGGATCTCGTTGGCAACCGGCAGTTAGACTTGCTGGTCTATTCCTGGGATCCACAGTACAGGCACAAGCTTTGTTACAAAGGATCTGTGCACCTGGCGACCCTTTTGAAAGAATCACCAGTTCACCAGCTAGCTGTCAAAGTCGAACCACGTGGCACAATTTATCTAAGACTGAGATATACGGATGCTCAGCAAACATTCCGAAGGAGAGGACTCCCAGTCATATCTCTGGCTACCAGAGTGGCGCCACTTTTCGGAGTTGACCTTGACACAGTG GTGAGTCGAGAGAGCAAGACTGGTGGAGTTCCTGGAGGTGTTTCTACCGCCCTAGCCATGGGTGTTCCAAATGTGCCCATAATTGTATGGCGTTGTGTCGAAGAAGTTGAAAGAAGAGGTCTTGACATCATTG GTCTATACAGGCTCTGTGGATCAGCTACGAAAAAAAGGATACTTAGGGAGGCTTTTGAAAGGAATGCTCGTTCAGTGAACCTGTCGCCTGACAATGTACCAGATATCAACGTGATTACTG GTGTACTGAAGGATTACTTGCGAGAACTTCCAGAACCACTCTTCACGAGGTGCCTCTATCAGATGATGGTCGATGCATTGGCCGTCTGTCTACCGGATGATCCACAAGGCAACGCAAAACTCATGTTCAGTATACTTGACTGTTTACCAAAGGTGAACAGG TGTACGTTAATCTACTTGCTGGACCATCTGGCAATGGTAGTATCACAGTGTAATAAGATGTCACCAGCAAGTTTGGCAGTTTGTTTCGGACCAGTTTTAATGCTACATTCTGAAGAGAACGGGCCGCCTTTGGATTTCCAACAACCAATAGCAGTTCTCAAATATCTTCTTGAAATTTGGCCTGTTAAGTCAG TTCGGAAGATTTCTTCAGTCGCTTCGGCGCTTCCTCGAGTTACGCCAACAGTCGAGCACAACAGCAGTCAACAGCAACTGCAGCACCAGCAGCAGGCTCAGCAACAGGTGCAACAGCAACTGCAGGGAACATTGGGACGCACAGGGCTGCCCTGGCAGCCTCAACACTCACTTCATCAACAGCCCCCAACTACGGCAGCACCCGCAGCCCTCGCGCCCTCCACTCGTCCTCCACCACCGGTCAAGCCTCGCCAG GTTAACTCTCGAGGATCGTCGGCCATTGCAAATTGTTCGCCCTGA